One genomic segment of Jaculus jaculus isolate mJacJac1 chromosome 2, mJacJac1.mat.Y.cur, whole genome shotgun sequence includes these proteins:
- the LOC101594455 gene encoding small integral membrane protein 15-like has translation MFDIKAWAEYVVEWAAKDPYGFLTTVIRALTPLFLTSTVLSWKLAKMIEAKEKEQKKQQKRQENIAKAKRLKED, from the coding sequence ATGTTTGACATAAAGGCGTGGGCTGAGTATGTCGTGGAATGGGCTGCAAAAGACCCATATGGCTTCCTTACAACAGTCATTCGGGCCCTCACTCCACTCTTCCTAACAAGCACTGTACTGTCCTGGAAATTGGCCAAGATGATTGAGGCCaaggagaaagagcaaaagaagcaGCAAAAACGTCAAGAAAATATTGCCAAAGCTAAACGACTAAAAGAAGATTAA